The DNA region CAGCGCCAGCCGCGCGCGCGACGTTTCGCCCAGCGCATTGCCGCGTAGCAGCAGGCAGACCGACGGCTTGTCGCCACGCCCCACCCGCCCGCGCAACTGGTGCAACTGCGCCAGCCCAAAACGATCCGCGCCCTCGATGATGATCAGGCTGCTATTGGGCACGTCCACCCCCACTTCGATCACAGTCGTCGCCACCAATATCTGCTTCCGATTGGCGGCGAAGGCCTCCATCGCCGCGTCCTTGTCCGGTCCCTTCATGCGCCCGTGGACCAGGCCAACCCGATCCCCGAACCGCCCACGCAGCGACTCCGCCCGCGCTTCCGCCGCCGCCTGGTCGCTCGTCTCGCTTTCTTCGACCAGCGGGCACACCCAATAGGCCTGCCCGCCCCCTTCGACATGGCGGGCCAGCGCATCGACCACTTCGTCCAGACGACTCGCCGCCATCACCAAGGTCTGGATCGGCTGCCGCCCCGGCGGCATCTCGTCCAGCCGCGATACGTCCATCTCGCCATAATAGGTCAACGTCAGCGTGCGCGGGATCGGCGTCGCCGTCATCACCAGCAGATGCGGCGACCGCTCCGCCTTGCTCGCCAGCATCATCCGCTGCGCCACGCCGAAGCGATGCTGCTCGTCGATCACGGCCAGCCCCAGCGCCTTATACTGCACCGCTTCCTGAAAGATCGCATGGGTGCCGACGAGCATGTCGATGCTCCCGTCCGCCAGCCCCATCAGCGTCGCCTCGCGCACCTTCCCCTTCTCGCGCCCGGTCAAAATCGCGATCTCGACCGGCAGGCCCAACGCCATTTTCCGCAGCGTCTCATAATGTTGCCGCGCCAGGATTTCGGTCGGGGCCAGCATCGCCCCCTGCATCCCGGCCTCTACGGCATTGAGCAGCGCCATCAACGCCACCAAAGTCTTGCCCGACCCGACATCCCCCTGCAGCAACCGCAGCATCGGCGTCGCCTGCGCCATGTCGCCCTCGATCTCCGCCGTCGCCCGCCGCTGCGCCCCGGTCGGCGCGAAAGGCAGCTTCAACATGGCGCGCAGCCGCCCATCCCCCTCGATCGGCACGCCCCGCCGACGCCGCGACGATTGCCGCACCAGCATCAGCGCCAACTGCCCCGCGAAAATCTCGTCATAGGCCAGCCGCTCACGCGCCACAGCGTCCGCCGGATCGGCATGAATCCGCGTCAGCGCGTCGTGCCAGCACGGCCAATCCTTGCGCGCCAACAGGCTCGGTTCGATCCATTCGGGCAGGTCGGGCGCTCGGCTCAGCGCCTGCGCCACGATATCGCGCATCCGGTTGTTGGTCAGTCCCTCCGACAGTCCATAGACCGATTCGCGCGCGGGCACCGTGCTGGCCTCTTCAGGCGCCAACACGTCAGGGTGGACCATCTGCAACGTCTCGCCATAGCTTTCCAGCTTGGCCGACACGAATTTGGCTTCGTTCAATGGCAGCAATTTGCGCGGCCAGCCGCTATTCCGGCCGAAATAGACCAGGCTGACGGCATTGCCGTAACGATCGACCGCCTGCACCCGAAACGGTGTCCGCGCGCCCCCGCTGGCGCGATAATCCACCGGCGTCAGCTCGATCCCGACCACGCGCCCGGCGTCCGCCATGTCCAGCCGGTCGGTCAGATGCCTGTCCACCCAGCTGACGGGCAGATGAAAGGCGACATCGACCGCACGCGCCAGCCTAAGCCGCTCCAGCGGACGGGCCAGCGCGGGGCCGATCCCCTTGAACAGGGATATTTCGGCAAAGAGCGGATTGAGAATATCGGGTCGCATGTCTATCTGACGCGCTCTACTCCAGGCAGAACATATACTCAAACGCACGTTCCGCCCGGCTGCTTTTGCTCAACCCTACTCCCGTTCGTGCTGAGTAGGGGCTGAGCGAAGTCGAAGACCCGTATCGAAGCATCCTGCCATGGGCTTGATCCTTCGATACGCCATTTCGACTTCGTTCAATGGCTACTCAGGACGAACGGAAACGAGAATGACCATGAACGACGATCCCCTGATGCGCCGCCTCAAATTCCGGGCCTGGCACCGCGGCACGCGCGAAGCGGATTATAGCGTCGGCGGTTTCTTCGAACGCTATCATGCCGAATGGAACGCGGAGGAGATCGCCTGGTTCGAACGTTTCATGGAAGAACAGGATGCCGACATCATCGGCTGGGCGCTCGGCACCATTCCGGTCCCCGACGCATGGAAAGGCCCGATGATGGACAAATTCCTGAAACTCGATTTCGTGAAAATCACGAACTGATGTTCGTCATCCCCGCGAAGGCGGGGATCCATCTCCCAACGGATCAATTGGGCGACAGGCTGGGAGATAGATTCCCGCCTCCGCGGGAATGACTAGAACAAAATGACCGATCTCCAGAAAATCCTGCGGGCAAAGGCGCCCCTCACCCTGTCCGGCGTCCCCGCAGGCTTCCAGCCCTGGCTGCTGGCCGACATCGCCCGGGCAGCAGGCGCCGCTGGCGGCCGCGCCGTTTTCGTCGCGTCGGACGAGCAGCAGGCCCGCGCCATCGCGGACACGGCACAGTATTTCGCGCCGGAGATCGAGATGATCGACATCCCCGCATGGGACTGCCTGCCCTATGACCGGGCCAGCCCCTCGCTCCGCGCCGCCTCCGCGCGCTTGGCGGGTTTCTACGCCCTACAAGCGCCACCCAAAGGCCCGCAACTGGTCCTCACCACGCTGGCCGCCATGACCCAGCGCACGCTCACCCCCTTCCGCGTGCGGCAACTGGTCGCCAAACTCGCGCCCAAGGAACGGATCGCGATCCAGACGCTGGCCGCCATGCTGCAGGCCAACGGCTATGTCCGCACCGACACGGTCCACGACCGGGGCGAGTTCGCCATTCGCGGCGGCATCGTGGACCTCTTTCCCGGCGGCGAGGAACAGCCGCTGCGCCTCGACTTCTTCGGCGACGAGATCGAGACCGTCCGCCGCTTCGATCCGTCGGACCAGCGCACCACCGGCAGCGTCGACGGCTTCACCCTCCTCCCCGCCTCCGAAGCGCTGCTGGACGAGGACACGATCAAGCGCTTCCGCAGCCGCTACCGCGAAACCTTCGGCGCCACCGCGACCGGCGACCCACTCTATCAGGCGGTCAGCGAAGGCCGCCGCCTGGCTGGCATGGAACATTGGCTTCCCCTGTTCGAAGACAAGCTGGTCCCCCTAGCCGACCATCTGGGCGAAGGGGCCGTCATCATCCGCGACCATGGCGTCGCAGGGGCCGCCGACAGCCGGTTCGAAGCGATCCGCGACTATCACGCCAACCGCATCCAGGCGAAGACGTCAGATCCCGGCGCCTACCGCCCACTCAAGCCCGACACCCTCTATCTTGACGCCGCTCAGTGGGACGCCGCCGTCGCCACCCTGCCGATGCACGCCAGCACGCCCTTCCATGAACCCGAAAGCGCCACCGTCCTCGACTTCGCCGTAGACGGCCCCCGCGATTTCGCCCCCGAACGCGCGCAAACCACCAACGTCTACGAAGCCGTCGGCAAGCATATCGCCGCGCTCCGCCGCGATAAGAAGAAAATCATCATCGCCAGCTACTCGCTCGGCGCACGCGAGCGCCTCTCCGGCCTGCTCGCCGACCATGACGTCTCCCGCCTCGCCACCGCTGACGGCTGGCAGGAAGCGCTCGGCATCGCCGCCAAAGGCAGCGTCACACTCACCGTCCTGCCGCTCGACCATGGTTTCACCGCGCCCGACATCGCCGTCCTCACCGAACAGGATATGCTGGGCGACCGCCTCGTCCGCCGCGCCAAGCGCAAAAAAAGCGCCGACGCTTTCCTCCAGGAACTCGCCACCCTCTCCCCCGGCGATCTCGTCGTCCATATGGATCACGGCATCGGCCGCTATGAAGGGCTGACGCAAATCCCGGTCAGCAAGGCCGCGCATGATTGCGTCGCCCTGACCTATGCCGGCGGCGACAAACTCTACGTTCCGGTAGAAAATCTCGAAGTCCTCTCCCGCTACGGCTCCGAAAACGAAGGCGTCAGCCTCGACAAGCTGGGCGGCGAAGCCTGGCAGCGGCGCAAGGCCAAGATGAAGGAGCGCATCCGCGAAATCGCGGGCGAACTCCTGAAAACCGCCGCCGCCCGCGCCCTGCGCGCCGCCACCGTGGCCGAACCCGACCATGCCGGTTACCCCGCCTTCGTCGATCGCTTCCCCTATCAGGAAACCGACGATCAGGACCGCGCGATCAGCGACGTGATCGAAGACCTTGGCGCAGGCAAGCCGATGGACCGTCTCGTCTGCGGCGATGTCGGCTTCGGCAAGACCGAGGTCGCTTTGCGCGCCGCCTTCGTCGCAGCGATGGCCGGGATGCAGGTCGTGCTGATCTGCCCCACCACATTGCTAGCGCGCCAGCATCATATGCAGTTTGAGGAGCGCTTCCGCGGCTTCCCCGTCAATATCGGCCGCCTCTCCCGCCTCGTCCCCGACAAGGAGGCGAAAGCGACCAAAGCGGGCTTGGCCGACGGCACGATCGACATCGTCATCGGCACCCACGCCCTGCTGGCCAAGGGGCTGGACTTCAAACGCCTGGGCCTTGTCGTCGTGGACGAAGAACAGCGCTTCGGCGTCACCCACAAGGAACGGCTGAAGTCGCTCAAGACCGACGTCCACGTCCTGACGCTCACCGCCACGCCCATCCCGCGCACGCTGCAAATGGCGATGTCGGGCCTGCGCGAACTCTCCGTCATTCAAACCCCGCCGGTCGATCGCCTCGCGGTGCGCAGCTACATCATGCCCTGGGACGGCGTCGTCATCCGCGAAGCTCTGCTGCGCGAACATTATCGCGGCGGCCAGAGCTTCTTCGTCGTCCCGCGCATCGCCGATCTTACTGAGATCGAGGAGTTCCTGCGCAACGAAGTCCCGGAAATCAAGGCCATCGTCGCCCACGGCCAGATGAGCGCCACCGATGTCGAAGAGCGCATGTCCGCTTTCTACGACAAGCGCTACGACGTGCTGCTCTCCACCACCATCGTGGAATCCGGCCTCGACATCCCCAGCGCCAACACACTCATCATCCACCGTGCCGACCGCTTCGGCCTCGCCCAGCTTTACCAGCTGCGTGGCCGCGTCGGCCGGTCGAAGACCCGCGCCTATGCCTATTTCACTACGCCCGCCAATCGCATCATCACTGAAACCGCGGAAAAGCGGCTGAAAGTCCTGTCCGACCTCGACACGCTGGGCGCAGGCTTCCAACTCGCCTCCCACGACCTCGACATTCGCGGCGCGGGCAATCTGGTCGGCGACGAACAGTCGGGCCATATCAAGGAAGTCGGGTTCGAACTCTACCAGTCGATGCTGGAAGAGGCGATCATGGACGCCAAGGCAGGCGGGGTCGGGATCGAGAAACGCAGCGACAGCTTCTCCCCCCAGATCAGCGTCGACGCGCCCATCCTCATCCCCGACGATTATGTGCCCGACCTCGACCTGCGCATGGGCCTCTACCGCCGCATCAACGAGATCGAGGATCGGGGTGGCCTGGAATCCTTCGCCGCCGAACTGATCGACCGCTTCGGCAAGCTGCCTTTGCCCACGCAAAACCTGCTCAAGATCATCGAGATCAAGCAGAATTGCGTCACCGCCAACATCTCGAAGATCGACATGGGGGCCAAGGGCGCGCTCGTCAGCTTCTTCGAAGACCGCTTCCCCAACCCGGCTGGCCTCATCGCCTATGTCCAGCGCCTCGACGGCGTCGCCCGCCTGCGCCCCGACAGCAAAGTCGTCGTCAACCGCGCCTGGCCCGACCCACAGGCAAGGCTCAACGGCGCGCTGCAATTGTCGAAGGGGCTGGCGAAAGCGGCAGGGTGAAAGACATACGCCCCCCCTCCCTTCCAGGGAGGGGCCGGGGGTGGGTAGCGAGCGCAGCGAGCATCAGCCCCATCGGAGCAAAAACCCGCAAGCCCCCAATCCGTCACCCCGGGCTTGACCCGGGGCCCCGCTTCTTAGATCCTCCAGCGATGGAACGCGCACGACGGGGCGGCTGGGTTTATATCATGGCCGATCGGTATCGCGGCACGATGTATGTCGGAGTGACATCCGATCTGACCCTGCGCATCCATCAGCACCGCTCCGGCGACGGGTCGGATTTTTGCGCGCGCTATGCTCTCCGCCGCCTCGTTTGGACGGAACGCGGCGACGACATCGTGGCGTGTATCGAGCAGGAAAAACGCATCAAGCGCTGGCGGCGGCAATGGAAATTTGAGTTGATTGAAAAAATCAATCCCGAGTGGCGGGATATGTTTGAAATGCTCACCTAGCAAGGTAGCGGGACCCCGGGTCAAGCCCGGGGTGACGATTGAGGACAAGCCACCTCCCTCTTTCCTACTCCCCGCCTGCTGCTTATCCTACCCAATGGACCAGTCCCGCCTTCACACCACGCGCGCCTTCCAACATCCGATTAACTATGCGACCTACAAGGCGCGTCGGCGGTGCATCGCACTGACCCTCCAGGCGCGTCGGGGAAGCGCAACCCAAACCCTACGGCACCTCCATCCCAGCTTTCCCGCCACTTTTGCCAGCAAACCTCCACCCTACGATGGTGTGAACTTCGCCAGTGCCGCGTCACCATGGCCCACGCGTCAAATCGCCCTTCCTCATCATCCGGCAAAGAAGCAGCAACAGGTCAAACCTAAATCTAGATCCGACGACCAGGCACCAAAGCATGGCGTCATCGCAGGAGACTTCACATGAGCATCACTCTGATCGCGATCGCCGCCGCCGCCGCGACGCACAGCATTCCGATAGAGCATCATGGCACCAGGATGCAGGCGACCTACACCGCCCGCGCCGATGTGCAGACCCGCACGGTCGGCGCAAAAACGCCTAATCGCATGGATATGCAGCGCTGCAACTGGACCGCCACGGTGGTCGTCGATCGCAAACTGGACCATGGTCCGGCGCTGGCCCGCACGCTTCCCAGCGATACGCGCTTTTCCGGCAGCGAAGCGGGCGCCTGCACGCGCGGCGCAAAGATCGAACAACGGGTGCTGGCCCAGCATCAGGACCGCATCCATGCGCAACTGATGGCTGTGGCCGATCAGGATCGGGCGCCGCTGCTGGCCGAACTCGACGCGGTGCGCAACCTTGCCGCCAATTGAACCGAACCGCCGCATGGCATGGCTCGGCACGCTTCTGCTCATCGGCCATGCCTTTCCGGCCGCCGCCCAATATGCGTCCGGCCCCGCCATCACGCTCGAAGCCGCCAGCGACGAACGCCGCCGCGGCCTTAGCTGGAGCGATGGCGATCCGGTGCTGCGCGGTGCCGTCTCCGTGCCCATCGCCGATGGCTTCAGCCTAGACGGCGCGGCGACGACATTGTGGGCCAGCGGTCGCCATGGTGGCGCGGATGCGGTGATCGATCTTGGCACGACCTATGCCCGGCAGTTGGGCGGCTTCCGGCTGACGGCGGAGGGGCGCTACCACCTCTTCCCCGGCGCATCGCGCGCCAATGATGACGGCTGGGGCTATGGCGAAATCGGTGCGGGGGCAGGCTTCCTGATCGGCCCGGCCAGCCTGGACCTGTCCGCCAGCTACGCGCCGCGCCAATCGGCGATCGGCGGCGACAATCTCTATCTGTCCGCGTCGGCCGCCACCGCCATCCCCGGCACGCCGCTCACCGTCTCGGCCCGGATCGGCCGATCCTCGGGCGACGTTCGCGATCCCTTCCGCGCCGCCCGTCTGCGGCCGGACGGCACCTATTGGGACCATGGCGTCAGCATCGACTACACCAAAGGCCGCTGGTCCACCGGCCTGCGCTACGCCAACAGCAACATCGATGGCCCCGGCCGCGACCACGCCGGCGCAACCCTGATCGGCAGGGTAAGCCTCACCCTGTAACCTCCCTCCGTTCCCGGCGAAACGCCTCTCTCCGTTCGCTTTTCGTCCCCTCTCCGTTCGCTTCGAGCGTAGTCGAGAAGCAACCGGCACAACGCTTCCGCTTCTCGACTGCGCTTCGAAACGAACGGCGTTGGCGTCCCCCTGTCCTACACCCCCGCAATTTGCTAAACGGATCGCGAAGGGAACCACATCATGCCTGTAGAACTCACGATTCTCGCTTGGGGCATGGTGCTGCTCCTGGTCCATATCTTCGCCGCCGCCCATGTGAAGACGAAACAATATGGCCCGAAATGGAATATGGGCGCCCGCGACGAAAGCCTGCCGCCGATGAATGCGCTCGCCGGACGCCTCGCCCGCGCGCAAGCCAATTTCATGGAAACCCTGCCCATCGCCATCGTCGCGCTGATCGGCGTCGTCGTGGCGGGCAAGACCAGCGAATGGACCGCGATGGGCGGCTGGATCTGGCTTGGCGCGCGGATCGTCTATCTGCCGCTCTACGGCTTTGGCGTGCCCGTCGTGCGCACCATCATCTTCATGGCCAGCCTGGTCGGCATCCTCATCGCGCTCTGGCCACTGCTGACCGTCTAACCCGCCAGCACCAGGTTGATGAGATCGGCGGACGGCACCCCCGCCGATCGCAGGAAGCCCTGATAATAGTCGCACCCCTCACGAGCCAACAGGCCAAGTTGCTCTTCCGTCTCCACCCCCTCGGCGATCACTTTGAGGCCCAGCGACTTCGCCATATGGATCACCCCGCGCACAACGATGCGGTCCCGCGCGGTCCCGGCGATGTCCTGCGCCAGCCCGCTGTCGATCTTGAGATAGTCGAGCGGCAGGCTTTTAAGATAGGCGAGACTGGAATAGCCCGTGCCGAAATCATCGATCGCCACCGCCAGCCCCTCTGCCCGCAGCGCGGTGAGCAGGGCGGACGCCGCGCCGATATCCTCGATCAGCCCGCTTTCGGTAATCTCCACCGTCAAACGGGACCGGGGAAAGCCGCTGCGATCGACCAGCCCCAACAGGCTCGCCATGAATCCCGGCTGGGCGATGTCGGCGGCCGTGACGTTGATCGACAGGCGCAGGTTGGACAGCGCCCGGGGCCAGGCCGCCGCCTGCCGCAGCGCTTCGGCCTGAATATGCGCGGACAGCGGCAGCATATAGTCGGACCGTTCCGCCGTGGCGAACAATATGCCCGCGCCCAGCGGCCCATAATGCGGGTGATTCCACCGTGCCAGCGCTTCCACCCCGCTGATCCGGTCGGACGCGACAGGATATTGCGGCTGGAATACGATAGTGATTTCCCCCGGTCCAGCGCCAGCCGCAGGTCCGTTTCGAGCCGGTCGCCATCGACCTGGCGGCTATGCTTTTCGGCCGAGAGGATGCGGATGCCCTCGCCCCCCGCCTGCCGTGCGTCGGCCAGCGCCGTCCCCGCCCGGCGCAGCAACTGCGTCACGTCATCTTCCGCCCGCGCCTGTGCAATGCCGCAGCGCGCAGTCAGCCGGATCAGATGGTCGCCCGCGCTGAACGGCTGCCCGACCGCGCCGATCAACTGCCGCGCCAGGAAGGTCGCCCGGTCGCTCCCCGCCACCTCGCCGGTCAGACCGACCAGAAACTCGGTGCCCGCGATCCGCGCCACCATCGCGCCGGGCGCGACGTCGTCCACCATCCGCTCGATCCGCCGGGCGATACGGCCCAGCAGTGCGTCGCCCACCACCTGCCCATAGGCCGCGTTCATGCGGTCGAACTGGCTGATCGACAACAGCAGGATCGTCGTCGCCAGCCCCTCGCGCCGGTCCAGCCAGTCGAGCGCCACCTGCCGCGATCGCAATCCCGTCAGGAAATCGCGCGTCTCGCTATCGCGTCCTGGCCCGTCGGACAACCACTCGACGTCCGCCGCCACGCCGCCGTCGGCCAGCCGCAGATGATGCACCAGCCGCTGGCCGGGCCGATTGGGCAAGCCATGCGCCAATGCAGCGGGCCGACCCGCCCGGATCATCGCCCGCAATGCGACCAGCACCGCGCGCCGTTCCGATCGCGGCAACCGTCGCAGCAGCGCCGACGGAGCAATATGCCGGTCGCTCACATCCAGATGCGCCGCCAGGCTGTCGCTCAGCCGCAACAGCGATCCCGCTCTCGCCAATTCCCAATAAAGCGCGTCGCCACGCCGAATTCGCTGGGCGCGCTGGTTGTGCACCGCGCCGCCGCCGACCCGCTCCACCAGCCGGTGTGCCGACGCCAGCGCGGCATGCAGCGTCCCATCCGTAACCGGTCCCACCAGATAATGGGTCGCCCCCGCCGCCAGCAATGCGGGCAGATGCGCCTGATCCTGCGGATCGACCAGCACCAGCAACGCTCCGCCGCCCGCTTCCATCGGCGGCACCAACGGCGCCAGCAGCCGATTGGCCTGCCCGCCCGATCGCAGGTCCACCAGCGCGACCTGCGCTTCGCTATGCAGATATCTTTGCGGCGCGTCCTTGGCCCGTCGCGCCCCGATCGCACGCCACCCCACGCGCTGCGCGGCCTGGCACAGCCCGTCGCGGTCGCCCGGCGACAGGATGAAGAGGCTGCGTTGCCCGTCTGCGGTATGGTCCCCGCTCACTTAATAATGTTTCCCGGCGCAGCGCATCGTCACCCCTTAACATTCAGCAGTTACCGACCTCTTGCCATGGCTGCAACTTTGCAGTCCCACCACGGCGGCGCTTGCGCCGGGGCGACCCATCGCCTAGCTAGTCGGCATGGTCATGGCCGATCCCGCGCGCAAACCGATGACCGACGGCCTTGGCCGCCGGATCAGCTATCTGCGCATCTCCGTGACCGACCGCTGCGATCTGCGCTGCCGATACTGTATGGCGGAAAAAATGCAGTTCCTGCCCAAGGATCAGGTGCTGACGCTGGAAGAGATCGCGCTGCTCGCCGATCTGTTCATCGCCCGCGGCATTACCAAGATCCGCCTGACCGGCGGCGAACCGCTGGTACGGCGCGATATCGGCGATCTGGTCCACCGGATCGGCCGCCATATCGGGGCGGGGCTGGAGGAACTGACGCTCACCACCAATGGCACCCGCCTTGTCGACCATGCCGACATGCTGGTGGATGCAGGCGTGCGACGCATCAATGTCAGCCTCGACAGTCGCGACCCAGAGCGCTTCGCCCATGTGACGCGCGGCGGCCGGATCGAACAGGTTTTGGCCGGACTGGACGTGGCGCGCGACGCAGGCCTTGCGGTCAAGATCAACATGGTGGCGCTCAAGGGCGTCAACGAAGATGAAATTCTGCCGATGCTGCGCTGGTGCGGCAGCAAGGGCTTTGACCTGACGCTGATCGAAACCATGCCGCTGGGCGACACCGGCGAGGATCGCACCGATCATTATCTGCCGCTGACCCAGGTGGCCGACAGGATTCGTCGCGATCACAAGCTGACGCCCCTCTCCCACCGCACCGGCGGCCCGGCGCGCTACCACGCGGTCGATGGCATGGGGATCAAACTCGGCCTCATCACTCCGCTCACCCAGAATTTCTGCGCCGATTGCAACCGCATCCGCATGACATGCGAGGGCAAGATCTTCATGTGCCTGGGCCATGAGGACCATGTCGATTTCAAGGCCGCCCTGCGCGAAGGCGGCCTGCCCGCCGTCGAACCGCTGATCGATCGGGCGCTCCGCCTGAAGCCCGCCGCCCACGACTTCCGCATCGGCGCAGGCGAAGGCGCGGCCACCCGCCGCCACATGAACGTCACCGGCGGATGAGCAGCGAGCCACGGCGCGCCCTCGTCGCGTCCCCGACCCAGGCCGCGCGCGCGGCGGAAGAACGACTGCGCGCCACATACGATTTCGTGGCCGTGGACCAGGCCGACATGATCATCGCCCTAGGCGGCGACGGCTTCATGCTCCAGACGCTCCATTCGATGCTGGAGGGGCGACGGATCGTCCCGATCTTCGGGATGAACCTCGGCACGGTCGGCTTCCTGATGAACGAATGGCGGCTTGAACGGCTCGACCAGCGGCTGGAAAAGGCCAAGAGCTTCAAGGTCAATCCGCTGCGCATGACGGTGGACACCGTCGATGGCGAACGTTTCTCTATTCCTGCCATCAACGAAGTCTCTCTGCTGCGCGAAACCCGCCAGACCGCCAAGCTGGAGGTGCAGGTGAACGGCCGCGCCGTGCTGCCCGAATTGGTGTGCGACGGCGTCCTGGTGGCGACCCCGGCCGGGTCCACCGCCTATAATCTGTCGGCCCATGGCCCTATCCTGCCGCTGGGATCGGCGCTGATGGCGCTCACGCCGATCAGCCCGTTCCGCCCGCGCCGCTGGCGCGGCGCCATCCTGCCGGAAAACACCATCATCCGCTTTACCGTGCTGGACCCAGTCAAACGGCCCGTCAGCGCCGTGGCCGACCAGCGCGAAGTACGCGACGTGGCCCAGGTGGAGGTCGGCATAGACCGCGCCACCCCGCTGACCTTGTTGTTCGACCCCGAACATACGCTGGACGACCGCATCGCCGCCGAACAATTCATCGCATAATTTTCCGTCATTTGGCGCTTGCCATGGCGTGAAACCCGCTGCTATAGGCGCGGCCTGCCCAGCGGAAGCGGGTTGCTCCCCGATAGCTCAGCGGTAGAGCATTCGACTGTTAATCGAATGGCCGTAGGTTCGAATCCTACTCGGGGAGCCACATTTTCCAGCCCAAGCGGCTTGGCCTTTTCCATCGTATCGCCTGTATCGCGCAAAGCGAATAGCCCCGTTCCGCGCTTTTGCACTGATCCAAATTTTTGCGATCAAGCGACCCCGAAGCCCTTGCCATTTCCCATCGTGCGCGGCATAGGCGCGGCCTGTCCGGCGCAAGCCGGTCGTTCCCCGATAGCTCAGCGGTAGAGCATTCGACTGTTAATCGAATGGCCGTAGGTTCGAATCCTACTCGGGGAGCCATTTCCTGACATGGCATCACCCTGTCGGCGCACCCGCCAGTTAC from Sphingobium sp. HWE2-09 includes:
- the recG gene encoding ATP-dependent DNA helicase RecG, translating into MRPDILNPLFAEISLFKGIGPALARPLERLRLARAVDVAFHLPVSWVDRHLTDRLDMADAGRVVGIELTPVDYRASGGARTPFRVQAVDRYGNAVSLVYFGRNSGWPRKLLPLNEAKFVSAKLESYGETLQMVHPDVLAPEEASTVPARESVYGLSEGLTNNRMRDIVAQALSRAPDLPEWIEPSLLARKDWPCWHDALTRIHADPADAVARERLAYDEIFAGQLALMLVRQSSRRRRGVPIEGDGRLRAMLKLPFAPTGAQRRATAEIEGDMAQATPMLRLLQGDVGSGKTLVALMALLNAVEAGMQGAMLAPTEILARQHYETLRKMALGLPVEIAILTGREKGKVREATLMGLADGSIDMLVGTHAIFQEAVQYKALGLAVIDEQHRFGVAQRMMLASKAERSPHLLVMTATPIPRTLTLTYYGEMDVSRLDEMPPGRQPIQTLVMAASRLDEVVDALARHVEGGGQAYWVCPLVEESETSDQAAAEARAESLRGRFGDRVGLVHGRMKGPDKDAAMEAFAANRKQILVATTVIEVGVDVPNSSLIIIEGADRFGLAQLHQLRGRVGRGDKPSVCLLLRGNALGETSRARLALMKDTNDGFRIAEEDLKLRGAGEVLGTRQSGEAALKIATPEHVAALVDSARDDAHLLIERDGGLDSARGQAARICLYLFEKDAAVGLLRGG
- a CDS encoding FAD assembly factor SdhE, which gives rise to MNDDPLMRRLKFRAWHRGTREADYSVGGFFERYHAEWNAEEIAWFERFMEEQDADIIGWALGTIPVPDAWKGPMMDKFLKLDFVKITN
- the mfd gene encoding transcription-repair coupling factor codes for the protein MTDLQKILRAKAPLTLSGVPAGFQPWLLADIARAAGAAGGRAVFVASDEQQARAIADTAQYFAPEIEMIDIPAWDCLPYDRASPSLRAASARLAGFYALQAPPKGPQLVLTTLAAMTQRTLTPFRVRQLVAKLAPKERIAIQTLAAMLQANGYVRTDTVHDRGEFAIRGGIVDLFPGGEEQPLRLDFFGDEIETVRRFDPSDQRTTGSVDGFTLLPASEALLDEDTIKRFRSRYRETFGATATGDPLYQAVSEGRRLAGMEHWLPLFEDKLVPLADHLGEGAVIIRDHGVAGAADSRFEAIRDYHANRIQAKTSDPGAYRPLKPDTLYLDAAQWDAAVATLPMHASTPFHEPESATVLDFAVDGPRDFAPERAQTTNVYEAVGKHIAALRRDKKKIIIASYSLGARERLSGLLADHDVSRLATADGWQEALGIAAKGSVTLTVLPLDHGFTAPDIAVLTEQDMLGDRLVRRAKRKKSADAFLQELATLSPGDLVVHMDHGIGRYEGLTQIPVSKAAHDCVALTYAGGDKLYVPVENLEVLSRYGSENEGVSLDKLGGEAWQRRKAKMKERIREIAGELLKTAAARALRAATVAEPDHAGYPAFVDRFPYQETDDQDRAISDVIEDLGAGKPMDRLVCGDVGFGKTEVALRAAFVAAMAGMQVVLICPTTLLARQHHMQFEERFRGFPVNIGRLSRLVPDKEAKATKAGLADGTIDIVIGTHALLAKGLDFKRLGLVVVDEEQRFGVTHKERLKSLKTDVHVLTLTATPIPRTLQMAMSGLRELSVIQTPPVDRLAVRSYIMPWDGVVIREALLREHYRGGQSFFVVPRIADLTEIEEFLRNEVPEIKAIVAHGQMSATDVEERMSAFYDKRYDVLLSTTIVESGLDIPSANTLIIHRADRFGLAQLYQLRGRVGRSKTRAYAYFTTPANRIITETAEKRLKVLSDLDTLGAGFQLASHDLDIRGAGNLVGDEQSGHIKEVGFELYQSMLEEAIMDAKAGGVGIEKRSDSFSPQISVDAPILIPDDYVPDLDLRMGLYRRINEIEDRGGLESFAAELIDRFGKLPLPTQNLLKIIEIKQNCVTANISKIDMGAKGALVSFFEDRFPNPAGLIAYVQRLDGVARLRPDSKVVVNRAWPDPQARLNGALQLSKGLAKAAG
- a CDS encoding GIY-YIG nuclease family protein, coding for MERARRGGWVYIMADRYRGTMYVGVTSDLTLRIHQHRSGDGSDFCARYALRRLVWTERGDDIVACIEQEKRIKRWRRQWKFELIEKINPEWRDMFEMLT
- a CDS encoding TorF family putative porin — encoded protein: MAWLGTLLLIGHAFPAAAQYASGPAITLEAASDERRRGLSWSDGDPVLRGAVSVPIADGFSLDGAATTLWASGRHGGADAVIDLGTTYARQLGGFRLTAEGRYHLFPGASRANDDGWGYGEIGAGAGFLIGPASLDLSASYAPRQSAIGGDNLYLSASAATAIPGTPLTVSARIGRSSGDVRDPFRAARLRPDGTYWDHGVSIDYTKGRWSTGLRYANSNIDGPGRDHAGATLIGRVSLTL
- a CDS encoding MAPEG family protein, with protein sequence MPVELTILAWGMVLLLVHIFAAAHVKTKQYGPKWNMGARDESLPPMNALAGRLARAQANFMETLPIAIVALIGVVVAGKTSEWTAMGGWIWLGARIVYLPLYGFGVPVVRTIIFMASLVGILIALWPLLTV
- the moaA gene encoding GTP 3',8-cyclase MoaA; the encoded protein is MVMADPARKPMTDGLGRRISYLRISVTDRCDLRCRYCMAEKMQFLPKDQVLTLEEIALLADLFIARGITKIRLTGGEPLVRRDIGDLVHRIGRHIGAGLEELTLTTNGTRLVDHADMLVDAGVRRINVSLDSRDPERFAHVTRGGRIEQVLAGLDVARDAGLAVKINMVALKGVNEDEILPMLRWCGSKGFDLTLIETMPLGDTGEDRTDHYLPLTQVADRIRRDHKLTPLSHRTGGPARYHAVDGMGIKLGLITPLTQNFCADCNRIRMTCEGKIFMCLGHEDHVDFKAALREGGLPAVEPLIDRALRLKPAAHDFRIGAGEGAATRRHMNVTGG